CGAGTTGCAGCCTACAATCCGAACTGAGACTGGCTTTAAGAGATTAGCTTGCCGTCACCGGCTTGCGACTCGTTGTACCAGCCATTGTAGCACGTGTGTAGCCCAGGTCATAAGGGGCATGATGATTTGACGTCATCCCCACCTTCCTCCGGTTTATTACCGGCAGTCTCGCTAGAGTGCCCAACTGAATGATGGCAACTAACAATAGGGGTTGCGCTCGTTGCGGGACTTAACCCAACATCTCACGACACGAGCTGACGACAACCATGCACCACCTGTCACCTCTGTCCCGAAGGAAAACTCTATCTCTAGAGCGGTCAGAGGGATGTCAAGACCTGGTAAGGTTCTTCGCGTTGCTTCGAATTAAACCACATGCTCCACCGCTTGTGCGGGCCCCCGTCAATTCCTTTGAGTTTCAACCTTGCGGTCGTACTCCCCAGGCGGAGTGCTTAATGCGTTAGCTGCGGCACTAAACCCCGGAAAGGGTCTAACACCTAGCACTCATCGTTTACGGCGTGGACTACCAGGGTATCTAATCCTGTTTGCTCCCCACGCTTTCGAGCCTCAGCGTCAGTTACAAGCCAGAGAGCCGCTTTCGCCACCGGTGTTCCTCCATATATCTACGCATTTCACCGCTACACATGGAATTCCACTCTCCCCTCTTGCACTCAAGTTAAACAGTTTCCAAAGCGTACTATGGTTAAGCCACAGCCTTTAACTTCAGACTTATCTAACCGCCTGCGCTCGCTTTACGCCCAATAAATCCGGACAACGCTCGGGACCTACGTATTACCGCGGCTGCTGGCACGTAGTTAGCCGTCCCTTTCTGGTAAGATACCGTCACAGTGTGAACTTTCCACTCTCACACTCGTTCTTCTCTTACAACAGAGCTTTACGATCCGAAAACCTTCTTCACTCACGCGGCGTTGCTCGGTCAGACTTCCGTCCATTGCCGAAGATTCCCTACTGCTGCCTCCCGTAGGAGTCTGGGCCGTGTCTCAGTCCCAGTGTGGCCGATCACCCTCTCAGGTCGGCTATGTATCGTCGCCTTGGTGAGCCGTTACCCCACCAACTAGCTAATACAACGCAGGTCCATCTGGTAGTGATGCAATTGCACCTTTTAAGCAAATGTCATGCAACATCTACTCTTATGCGGTATTAGCTATCGTTTCCAATAGTTATCCCCCGCTACCAGGCAGGTTACCTACGCGTTACTCACCCGTTCGCAACTCATCCGGAGAAGCAAGCTCCTCCTTCAGCGTTCTACTTGCATGTATTAGGCACGCCGCCAGCGTTCGTCCTGAGCCAGGATCAAACTCTCATTAAAAGTTTGAGTTCTCACTCATTTCTGTCACTGACAGATTTATTGTTTTTTCATTGTTCAGTACTACAACCTTAGTTGTAGCGCCCTGCACATTGGTTCGTCTTGTTCAGTTTTCAAAGGTCTTTGTCACTCGCTTCTCTCAAGTGACAACTATATTAGTATATCACAGTCGCTTTCGCTTGTCAACACTTTTTTGAAACTTTTTTAAAACTTTTTTCATCAAGTGCCTCAACCGCAACATACCATAGTCCGTACGGGATTCGAACCCGTGTTACCGCCGTGAAAAGGCGGTGTCTTAACCCCTTGACCAACGGACCTGAGTTGTTATTTTCAACTCTTACTATTATACCGGCTTTTTGTTTTTTGTCAACACCTTTTTTAAACTTTTTTACTTTTTTGCATGAATTCCTAATGAGTACGGATATCAAACTCTTTAAACACAATACGTAAGTCTCTTAACACTCTTTGACGCCCTCGGAAACGTTCATTTCTTAAGACGCGTTCTAACTCTGCTCGTTGCTCTTTATTTTGTTTGTTTCTATAATCTCTTAGTGTTTCATGAAAGAGATAATAATCGTCTAGCCACAGGCCTCCCTCACTTATACGATGACTTATCTCACCCACTTCTTCATAAAGCTCTTTATCATATCTCCGTTTTTGACTTTCTTGTTTACGGAGATAATCCAGAATTCGATTCCGGAATTTTGTTTTGAAATATTTACGTAAGCGTGGGATATCTTCTACAAGCCCTTCTTCTCTACTGATCAATTCATGTAAGCAAATCATTCCCTCTTGGTCCCAGTCCGATAACTCCCACAAATGAAGGTAATATTCATTTCTACACTTGTATACAATTCCTTGGACTTCTTCATACATTTTTTTAAGCATAATCTTCCCCTTTCTAGATACAGTCTAACAGATTCAGAAACACTTTTGGCACATTTCATCCATTCTGCACCCTTTAGCTCCTCAACTGCACAAAAAAGAGAGGACATGCCTCTCTCAGGGTTATTTTTCGTCATTAATTTTTGATTTTACTTCATCATAGGATAGTGCATGTGATTCCTCTTCTACTGTTTCAGGCATCTTTCCTGTTTCGTAAAGAGATTTAATTTGTGTACTATCCAATGTTTCGTATTTCAATAATGCTTCTGCAATCAACTTGTGAGTTTCACGATTTGACTGAATAATTTCAGCAGCTTTATTTCGTGCTTCATTCAATAATGAACGAACCTCTTCGTCAATTTCATAAGCTGTTTGTTCTGAAATTGATTTTTGAGGGCTTTGTGCACCAAACATGGCATGATTACCCTCATATTGTACCGGACCAAGTTTTTCACTCATACCGTACTCTGTAACCATTGCACGCGCCATTTGTGTCGCCTGTTCAAAGTCGTTTGAAGCTCCTGTCGTTTGGACATTAAAGATAATTTCTTCAGCTACACGTCCACCCATTAAGCCAGCCAATTGCTCTTTCATATCTTCTTTAGATAAAAGCATTTGGTCTTCCTTAGGAAGTGCAATCATATAGCCACCTGCACGACCTCTTGGTACAATTGTAACCTTATGGACAACGCGGGCATTCGATAAGACTAGACCAACAATGGTATGTCCTGCCTCATGATAGGCAACCAATTCACGTTCTTTTTGTGAAACTGTCTTATCTTTCTTAGAAGGACCAGCAATAACTCTATCTTCTGCTTCATCAATGTCTGAAGCATCAATTATCGATTTATTACGACGAGCGGCAACCAAGGCTGCTTCATTCAATACATTCTCTAAATCAGCACCAACAAAGCCTGGAGTTTGTTGAGCCACTAATTTCAAATCAACATCTTCTGCTAAAGGCTTGTTCTTAGCATGAACTTTCAAGATTGCTTCACGCCCCTTAACATCAGGACGGCCAACCAATACTTTTCTATCAAAACGTCCTGGACGCAGAAGGGCTGGGTCAAGTACATCTGAACGGTTCGTTGCAGCAATGACAATAATTCCTTCATTTCCCTCAAAACCATCCATCTCAATCAAGAGCTGGTTCAAGGTTTGTTCACGTTCGTCATTTCCTCCGCCAAGACCAACTCCACGTTGACGTCCAACAGCATCAATTTCATCGATAAAGATGATAGCTGGTGCTGCTTTTTTGGCATCTTCAAAAAGAGAACGAACACGACTAGCTCCAACTCCGACAAACATTTCTACAAAGTCAGAACCTGAGATACTAAAGAATGGAACACCTGCTTCTCCGGCGACTGCTTTAGCAAGCAAAGTTTTACCTGTTCCCGGAGGTCCCTCCAAAAGAACACCTGCTGGAATACGGGCTCCAAGTTTTGTAAATCGTTTTGGATCTTTTAAAAATTCAACAACTTCAACTAGTTCTTGTTTTTCTTCCTCAGCTCCAGCAACATCTGAAAATCTTACTTTAATATCTTCTTTATTTGCAGCCTTAGCCTTACTACGTCCAAAACTCATCGGGTTACGGCTATTATTTCCTCCCATATTTCCCATCATAGAGAATAGGAAGAAGAAAAGAATACCGAATGGCACAATGGATACAAGAATATTAATCCACATACCACTTGAACTTTCATGCTTAACAGTTACTTCAGCTTTATGGTCAGAAGCAAGCTTTTGCAATTCAGATACTGTCGTATCTGAAGGAAGAATGATGCTTGAAAATTTCTCTACTGTTGTAGCAGAAGGAGAAAAGAACTGAATGCCTGTTTCTTCTTTACTTGTTTTAGGATTTTTATAGACACCTGAAACTTCGATAACACTGCCATTTGGTTGGTAAGTCAATTCTTTTACATTGTCATCGGTAATTTCTTTTACCAATTCTGTATAATTAATTTGCTCACTTTTCCCTGCAACACTACCTGTACTAAAATACTGGTAGGCTGTAACTAGGAAAAAAATAAGTAATAACCATAGAAAAGGATTTTTAATTAAACCATTATTTTGTTTTTTCATTAAAAATTGCTCTTTCTAATTTGAATATACTTCTTCTTTCAATACTCCAACATAAGGAAGGTTACGATAATTTTCTTTGTAGTCTAAACCATAACCTACTACAAACTCATTTGGAATAGTAAAGCAAGTATAGTCTGCCTCAATTTCTACAACACGTCCTTCTGGTTTATCCAACAAGGTTGCAATGTTAACAGAAGCTGCTTCTCTTGCAATAAACATATCTCGCAAATTCTTCAAAGTTTGACCTGTATCAATGATATCCTCTACAAATAAAACATGTCTTCCTTTGATATCTTGAGTCACATCTTGCTTAATATTAATGACACCACTACTTGCTGTTCCACCATGGTAGCTAGAAACCATCATGAAGTCCATTTCAATATGTGTGTCGATATGTTTGACCAATTCAGCCATAAAAGGAATAGATCCTTTTAAAATCCCAACTAAAATTGGATTTTTTCCTGCATAGTCTTTGGTTAATTGAGCACCTAATTTTTTAGCAGCTTCTGTAATTTCATCGTGTGAAACAAGGATTTTTTTAATATCGTTTTCTAACATTTTTTTACCTATCTATTTTTTCTATATAAAGTACAGTGTTCATTATATCATTTTTCGTGTTTTTACTCAAATTACTGGTCGCAATTCCCAAAATTGAGATAATTTCACCAAATTGCTCAATAATCAGAGCTGATTTTCGCTTTTCCATAGGGATTTTCAAATCAATAAATAGACGTCTGAGTTTTTTTCTATGCCCATTTTGAATCAAAAAATCCCCTGGTTTTCGATGACGAATGTGTATGGATGTTTCTCGTGAAACAGGTATTCGCTGAATTGATTCACCTTCTAAAAGAATTCCAAAGGAAAATGTATATCCTTGATAAGTAACCTGATTTTGATAGTGTAACACAAATTCATCTTCCTTTTCATCAGCCTGCGGACTGATTTTACAAATCTGAAAATGTTGGTACTCTTTTATCAATTCATAGCCATTTTTAAGCGGATGACGATACTGGCCTTTAGATTTTAAAATCTGCCGAACTTCTTCAAACTGAGCTTTTGTGAGATTCAAATCTGGAAAACGATTCAGATAAGTTTGAAGTAAAACTCTTTGTGTAGACTCAGAGTAAGACAATAGCTGCTCTAAATTTTCTACATCAATATTCTTTGATAATTCAGCTATTGCCAAATCATAATCTAAAATTTCATTGCCGATACTTAAGATTGCATCTCTAAATCGAGGATTTTCTTT
Above is a genomic segment from Streptococcus sp. SN-1 containing:
- a CDS encoding sigma-70 family RNA polymerase sigma factor, whose amino-acid sequence is MLKKMYEEVQGIVYKCRNEYYLHLWELSDWDQEGMICLHELISREEGLVEDIPRLRKYFKTKFRNRILDYLRKQESQKRRYDKELYEEVGEISHRISEGGLWLDDYYLFHETLRDYRNKQNKEQRAELERVLRNERFRGRQRVLRDLRIVFKEFDIRTH
- the ftsH gene encoding ATP-dependent zinc metalloprotease FtsH — protein: MKKQNNGLIKNPFLWLLLIFFLVTAYQYFSTGSVAGKSEQINYTELVKEITDDNVKELTYQPNGSVIEVSGVYKNPKTSKEETGIQFFSPSATTVEKFSSIILPSDTTVSELQKLASDHKAEVTVKHESSSGMWINILVSIVPFGILFFFLFSMMGNMGGNNSRNPMSFGRSKAKAANKEDIKVRFSDVAGAEEEKQELVEVVEFLKDPKRFTKLGARIPAGVLLEGPPGTGKTLLAKAVAGEAGVPFFSISGSDFVEMFVGVGASRVRSLFEDAKKAAPAIIFIDEIDAVGRQRGVGLGGGNDEREQTLNQLLIEMDGFEGNEGIIVIAATNRSDVLDPALLRPGRFDRKVLVGRPDVKGREAILKVHAKNKPLAEDVDLKLVAQQTPGFVGADLENVLNEAALVAARRNKSIIDASDIDEAEDRVIAGPSKKDKTVSQKERELVAYHEAGHTIVGLVLSNARVVHKVTIVPRGRAGGYMIALPKEDQMLLSKEDMKEQLAGLMGGRVAEEIIFNVQTTGASNDFEQATQMARAMVTEYGMSEKLGPVQYEGNHAMFGAQSPQKSISEQTAYEIDEEVRSLLNEARNKAAEIIQSNRETHKLIAEALLKYETLDSTQIKSLYETGKMPETVEEESHALSYDEVKSKINDEK
- the hpt gene encoding hypoxanthine phosphoribosyltransferase; the encoded protein is MLENDIKKILVSHDEITEAAKKLGAQLTKDYAGKNPILVGILKGSIPFMAELVKHIDTHIEMDFMMVSSYHGGTASSGVINIKQDVTQDIKGRHVLFVEDIIDTGQTLKNLRDMFIAREAASVNIATLLDKPEGRVVEIEADYTCFTIPNEFVVGYGLDYKENYRNLPYVGVLKEEVYSN
- the tilS gene encoding tRNA lysidine(34) synthetase TilS encodes the protein MREQDFLNHFLKKGYFKKHTKVVLALSGGLDSMFLFKVLSTYQKELEIELILAHVNHKQRVESDWEEKELRKLAAEAELPIYISNFLGEFSEARARHFRYDFFQEVMKKTGATALVTAHHADDQVETILMRLIRGTRLRYISGIKEKQVVGEIEIIRPFLHFQKKDFPPIFHFEDTSNKENHYFRNRIRNSYLPELEKENPRFRDAILSIGNEILDYDLAIAELSKNIDVENLEQLLSYSESTQRVLLQTYLNRFPDLNLTKAQFEEVRQILKSKGQYRHPLKNGYELIKEYQHFQICKISPQADEKEDEFVLHYQNQVTYQGYTFSFGILLEGESIQRIPVSRETSIHIRHRKPGDFLIQNGHRKKLRRLFIDLKIPMEKRKSALIIEQFGEIISILGIATSNLSKNTKNDIMNTVLYIEKIDR